In Paenibacillus larvae subsp. larvae, the following proteins share a genomic window:
- a CDS encoding helix-turn-helix domain-containing protein, producing the protein MQLSQMTGVPQGSISRFDKNSRHEDAHLFAIARALGITIEELFNVEE; encoded by the coding sequence ATGCAACTGTCTCAGATGACAGGAGTGCCCCAAGGATCAATTTCCCGTTTTGATAAGAATAGCCGGCATGAAGACGCTCATTTATTTGCCATTGCACGAGCATTAGGAATAACAATAGAAGAGCTTTTTAATGTAGAGGAGTAA
- the coaD gene encoding pantetheine-phosphate adenylyltransferase, with product MNPLKTDLKVAVYPGSFDPVTFGHLDIIQRAALVFDKLIVAVLNNSSKNPLFTVEERIQLLQEATGHIPNVEVDGFRDLLVNYLEQKQVNIVVRGLRAVSDFEYELQLATTNNKLNPKVETFFMTASPQYSFLSSSVVKEVARFHGPVTGLVPEVVENALVQKYTNTRV from the coding sequence ATGAATCCATTAAAAACAGATCTGAAGGTGGCTGTCTATCCCGGAAGTTTTGATCCGGTTACATTCGGGCATCTTGATATCATTCAACGGGCAGCCCTTGTTTTTGATAAATTAATTGTAGCCGTTTTGAATAATTCGTCGAAAAATCCGTTATTTACTGTAGAAGAACGAATTCAATTGCTGCAGGAAGCGACCGGACATATTCCGAATGTGGAAGTAGACGGATTCCGTGACCTTTTAGTTAATTATTTGGAACAAAAACAGGTGAATATTGTGGTTCGTGGCCTAAGGGCTGTCTCTGACTTCGAATATGAACTGCAGTTGGCCACTACCAACAACAAGCTAAACCCGAAAGTAGAGACTTTTTTTATGACGGCCTCCCCGCAGTACTCTTTTCTGAGCTCGAGTGTAGTTAAGGAAGTGGCCAGATTCCACGGTCCTGTAACCGGGCTTGTGCCAGAGGTTGTAGAGAATGCACTTGTTCAAAAATATACAAATACCCGGGTATGA
- the rsmD gene encoding 16S rRNA (guanine(966)-N(2))-methyltransferase RsmD, translating to MRVISGSAKGRPLKAVPGMNTRPTTDKVKEAIFSMIGPYFDGGSVLDLFAGTGGLGIEALSRGMEKGIFVDIEKKSLDTIRHNLEAAKLSDRAEVYRNDAKRALKILAKRNQQFNLVFLDPPYRMKMIRELIGQMEEDQLLCLESTIVVEHDASDKQEEQIGRFCLVKRADYGETAVSIYKVNAV from the coding sequence ATGAGAGTAATATCAGGAAGTGCAAAAGGACGGCCCCTCAAGGCGGTTCCGGGCATGAATACACGCCCTACGACTGATAAAGTCAAAGAAGCTATTTTCAGTATGATCGGCCCTTATTTTGACGGAGGTTCGGTGCTGGATCTGTTCGCCGGAACCGGCGGGCTTGGTATCGAAGCGTTGAGCCGGGGAATGGAAAAAGGTATTTTTGTGGATATTGAGAAGAAAAGCTTGGACACAATCCGTCACAATTTGGAGGCGGCAAAACTGAGCGACCGGGCTGAAGTATACCGCAATGATGCCAAAAGAGCACTGAAGATTCTGGCCAAACGGAATCAGCAGTTCAATCTGGTTTTCCTGGACCCGCCTTACCGGATGAAGATGATTCGGGAACTAATCGGTCAGATGGAAGAGGATCAGCTGCTCTGCCTTGAATCTACTATTGTCGTGGAGCACGATGCTTCAGACAAACAAGAGGAACAGATAGGGCGTTTTTGCCTGGTGAAACGGGCAGATTATGGAGAAACAGCTGTTTCCATCTATAAAGTCAATGCTGTGTAA